The following coding sequences are from one Oncorhynchus gorbuscha isolate QuinsamMale2020 ecotype Even-year unplaced genomic scaffold, OgorEven_v1.0 Un_scaffold_5823, whole genome shotgun sequence window:
- the LOC124029227 gene encoding serine/threonine-protein kinase Nek11-like: MTPRERMRLRKLQAADDKARRLRRLAEEKYQENHFRMQELRSRHFEKVSLDVLNESAGDAAHQTTPITAEDYRSLGCSQPKGRQQQDMMRMSEPVGREIPEDPQTAEVYYYMDGFESCTDEEEEEREEGDTVTSETLCHTYGQ, translated from the exons ATGACCCCCAGGGAGAGAATGAGGCTGAGGAAGCTGCAGGCTGCCGACGACAAGGCCAGGAGGCTTAG GAGACTTGCTGAGGAGAAATACCAGGAAAACCACTTCCGAATGCAGGAGCTGAGGAGCCGCCATTTCGAGAAAGTCAGTTTGGACGTCTTGAAT GAGAGTGCAGGAGATGCAGCCCACCAGACTACACCAATCACAGCTGAGGACTACCGGTCGCTGGGTTGCTCACAACCAAAGGGAAGGCAGCAGCAGGACATGATGCGAATGTCTGAGCCAGTAGGGCGTG agatCCCAGAGGACCCTCAGACTGCAGAGGTGTATTATTACATGGATGGATTTGAGTCCTGcactgatgaagaggaggaggaaagagaggaaggggacacCGTGACCTCAGAAACCCTCTGTCATACCTATggacag